One segment of Streptomyces sp. YIM 121038 DNA contains the following:
- a CDS encoding ABC transporter ATP-binding protein → MTERPERQGWARRLWGYAWRYPKDVVLALGSSLGGMAVMAVVPLLTKVVIDDVIGDHSRAMAPWAGALLGAAVLVYVMTYVRRYYGGRLALDVQHDLRTEMYDTITALDGRRQDELSTGQVVGRATSDLQLIQGLLFMLPMTIGNVLLFAMSLAIMAWLSLPLTLVALAVAPALWWIARRSRSRLHPATWYAQAQAAAVAGVVDGAVSGVRVVKGFGQEEQETGKLREVGRRLFAGRLRTIRLNSRYTPALQAVPTLGQVAMLALGGWLAVEGEITLGTFVAFSTYLAQLVGPVRMLAMVLTVGQQARAGAERVLELIDTRPAIADGTKELPADAPATVEFDDVAFSYDDERRPVLDGLSFEIRSGETLAVVGSSGSGKSTVSLLLPRFYDVSRGAVLIGGHDVRELTQESLRAAIGLVPEDSFLFSDTVRANIAYGHPEATDEEVERAARAAQADRFISELPDGYATKVGEHGLTLSGGQRQRVALARAILTDPRLLVLDDATSAVDARVEHEIHEALKQVMEGRTTLLIAHRRSTLGLADRIAVLDGGRLAAIGTHAELERTSPLYRRLLTDPDELGGVSPGHTAPPRAAGAVEDTSVRDELDAEFDAERGITPRLWTGDREPKDAALAGAPATPELLAQVDALPPATDTPDIDEARAVAPEEAYGLRRLLRGFGLPLLLSLLLVAVDAGMGLLLPVLIRHGIDEGVSQAALGAVWAASGLALVAVAVQWVAQTGETRMTGRTGERVLYSLRLKIFAQLQRLGLDYYERELTGRIMTRMTTDVDALSTFLQTGLVTAFVSVVTFFGIMAALLVIDLQLALVVFATLPPLVVGTYFFRRSSVKAYELARERVSVVNADLQETVSGLRIVQAFRRERTGGARFAARSQDYRLARVRGQWLISVYFPFVQLLSSAAVVAVLIVGAHRVDAGTLTTGALVAYLLYIDLFFAPVQQLSQVFDGYQQATVSLGRIQELLREPTSTKAPDEPLEVLSLRGEIAFEGVEFAYGGDTGEAATAAVEAPAVETAAAGETALSGIDLRIPAGQTVAFVGETGAGKSTLVKLVARFYDPTGGRVTVDGTDLRSLDLTSYRHRLGVVPQEAYLFAGTVRDAIAYGRPDATDAQVEAAARAVGAHDMIATLDGGYLHEVAERGRNLSAGQRQLIALARAELVDPDVLLLDEATAALDLATEAQVNLATDRIAGKRTTLVVAHRLTTAARADRVIVMDHGRVAEDGTHDELLARDGRYARLWRTFVGEPVEA, encoded by the coding sequence GTGACGGAGCGGCCGGAGCGGCAGGGCTGGGCGAGACGGCTGTGGGGGTACGCCTGGCGCTACCCCAAGGACGTGGTGCTCGCACTCGGCTCGTCCCTCGGGGGCATGGCCGTCATGGCCGTCGTCCCGCTGCTCACCAAGGTCGTCATCGACGACGTGATCGGCGACCACAGCCGCGCCATGGCCCCCTGGGCGGGCGCCCTGCTCGGCGCCGCCGTCCTCGTCTACGTCATGACGTACGTCCGCCGCTACTACGGCGGCCGCCTCGCCCTCGACGTGCAGCACGACCTGCGCACGGAGATGTACGACACGATCACCGCGCTCGACGGGCGGCGGCAGGACGAGCTGTCCACCGGGCAGGTCGTGGGCCGGGCCACCAGCGACCTCCAGCTGATCCAGGGCCTGCTGTTCATGCTGCCCATGACCATCGGGAACGTCCTGCTGTTCGCGATGTCCCTCGCGATCATGGCCTGGCTCTCGCTGCCGCTCACCCTCGTCGCCCTGGCCGTCGCGCCCGCCCTGTGGTGGATCGCCCGCCGCAGCCGCAGCAGGCTGCACCCGGCGACCTGGTACGCGCAGGCACAGGCCGCCGCCGTCGCGGGCGTCGTCGACGGGGCCGTCAGCGGCGTGCGCGTGGTCAAGGGCTTCGGGCAGGAGGAGCAGGAGACCGGGAAGCTGCGCGAGGTCGGCCGCAGGCTGTTCGCGGGCCGCCTGCGCACCATCCGGCTCAACTCCCGCTACACGCCCGCCCTCCAGGCCGTGCCCACCCTCGGGCAGGTCGCGATGCTGGCGCTCGGCGGCTGGCTCGCGGTCGAGGGGGAGATCACCCTCGGCACCTTCGTGGCGTTCTCCACCTACCTCGCGCAGCTCGTCGGTCCGGTGCGGATGCTCGCCATGGTCCTGACCGTCGGCCAGCAGGCCCGCGCGGGCGCCGAGCGCGTCCTGGAGCTCATCGACACCCGGCCCGCCATCGCGGACGGCACCAAGGAGCTGCCCGCCGACGCCCCGGCGACCGTCGAGTTCGACGACGTGGCGTTCTCCTACGACGACGAGCGGCGCCCCGTCCTCGACGGGCTCAGCTTCGAGATCCGCTCCGGCGAGACCCTCGCCGTGGTCGGCTCCTCCGGCAGCGGCAAGTCCACCGTCTCGCTGCTCCTTCCCCGCTTCTACGACGTGTCGCGCGGCGCCGTCCTCATCGGCGGCCACGACGTGCGCGAGCTGACGCAGGAGTCCCTGCGCGCCGCGATCGGCCTCGTGCCCGAGGACTCGTTCCTCTTCTCCGACACCGTGCGCGCCAACATCGCGTACGGCCATCCGGAGGCGACGGACGAGGAGGTCGAGCGGGCCGCCCGCGCCGCCCAGGCGGACCGTTTCATCAGCGAGCTGCCCGACGGCTACGCCACCAAGGTCGGCGAGCACGGGCTCACCCTCTCCGGCGGCCAGCGCCAGCGCGTCGCGCTCGCCCGCGCCATCCTCACCGACCCGCGCCTGCTGGTGCTCGACGACGCCACCTCCGCGGTGGACGCCCGGGTGGAGCACGAGATCCACGAGGCGCTCAAGCAGGTCATGGAGGGCCGCACCACCCTGCTCATCGCGCACCGGCGCTCCACCCTGGGCCTCGCCGACCGCATCGCCGTCCTCGACGGCGGCCGGCTCGCCGCCATCGGCACGCACGCCGAGCTCGAACGCACCTCGCCGCTGTACCGGCGCCTGCTCACCGACCCCGACGAGCTGGGCGGCGTCTCGCCCGGCCACACCGCCCCGCCCCGCGCGGCCGGCGCCGTCGAGGACACCTCCGTACGCGACGAGCTGGACGCCGAGTTCGACGCCGAGCGCGGCATCACCCCGCGCCTGTGGACGGGCGACCGCGAGCCGAAGGACGCCGCGCTCGCCGGGGCCCCGGCCACGCCCGAGCTGCTCGCGCAGGTCGACGCCCTGCCGCCCGCCACCGACACGCCCGACATCGACGAGGCGCGGGCCGTCGCCCCCGAGGAGGCGTACGGCCTGCGCAGGCTGCTGCGCGGCTTCGGCCTCCCGCTGCTCCTGAGCCTGCTGCTCGTCGCCGTGGACGCGGGGATGGGGCTGCTCCTGCCCGTCCTCATCCGGCACGGCATCGACGAGGGCGTCTCGCAGGCCGCGCTCGGCGCGGTGTGGGCGGCCTCGGGTCTCGCGCTCGTCGCCGTCGCCGTGCAGTGGGTGGCCCAGACCGGCGAGACCCGGATGACGGGCCGCACCGGCGAGCGCGTCCTGTACTCGCTGCGCCTGAAGATCTTCGCGCAGCTCCAGCGCCTCGGACTCGACTACTACGAGCGGGAGCTGACCGGGCGCATCATGACCCGGATGACGACGGACGTGGACGCCCTGTCCACGTTCCTCCAGACGGGCCTGGTCACCGCGTTCGTCTCCGTCGTCACCTTCTTCGGCATCATGGCCGCCCTGCTCGTGATCGACCTCCAGCTCGCCCTCGTCGTCTTCGCGACGCTCCCGCCGCTCGTCGTCGGCACGTACTTCTTCCGCAGGTCGAGCGTGAAGGCGTACGAACTGGCCCGTGAGCGCGTGTCCGTGGTCAACGCCGACCTCCAGGAGACGGTGTCCGGGCTGCGGATCGTGCAGGCGTTCCGGCGCGAGCGGACGGGCGGCGCGCGGTTCGCGGCCCGCAGCCAGGACTACCGCCTGGCGCGGGTGCGCGGCCAGTGGCTGATCTCGGTGTACTTCCCGTTCGTGCAGCTGCTGTCGTCGGCCGCGGTGGTCGCCGTCCTGATCGTGGGCGCGCACCGCGTGGACGCGGGCACCCTGACGACCGGCGCCCTGGTCGCCTACCTCCTCTACATCGACCTGTTCTTCGCCCCCGTGCAGCAGCTCTCCCAGGTCTTCGACGGCTACCAGCAGGCCACCGTGTCCCTCGGCCGCATCCAGGAGCTGCTGCGCGAGCCGACCTCGACGAAGGCCCCGGACGAGCCGCTTGAGGTGCTCTCCCTGCGCGGCGAGATCGCCTTCGAGGGCGTGGAGTTCGCGTACGGGGGCGACACGGGCGAGGCGGCCACCGCCGCCGTCGAAGCCCCCGCCGTCGAAACCGCCGCCGCAGGGGAGACCGCGCTCAGCGGCATCGACCTGCGCATCCCCGCGGGCCAGACCGTCGCCTTCGTCGGTGAGACCGGCGCGGGCAAGTCCACCCTGGTCAAGCTCGTCGCCCGGTTCTACGACCCGACGGGCGGCCGCGTCACCGTCGACGGCACGGACCTGCGGTCCCTCGACCTGACCTCCTACCGGCACCGGCTCGGCGTCGTGCCGCAGGAGGCGTACCTGTTCGCGGGCACCGTGCGCGACGCCATCGCCTACGGCCGCCCCGACGCCACCGACGCGCAGGTCGAGGCGGCGGCCCGCGCGGTCGGCGCGCACGACATGATCGCCACGCTCGACGGCGGCTATCTGCACGAGGTGGCCGAGCGCGGCCGCAACCTCTCGGCGGGGCAGCGCCAGTTGATCGCCCTGGCCCGCGCGGAGCTCGTCGACCCCGACGTCCTGCTCCTGGACGAGGCCACGGCGGCCCTGGACCTGGCCACCGAGGCCCAGGTCAACCTGGCCACCGACCGCATCGCGGGCAAGCGCACGACGCTGGTGGTCGCCCACCGCCTGACCACGGCCGCCCGCGCGGACCGCGTGATCGTGATGGACCACGGCCGGGTCGCGGAGGACGGCACCCACGACGAACTCCTGGCCCGCGACGGCCGGTACGCGCGCCTGTGGCGCACGTTCGTGGGGGAGCCGGTGGAGGCCTGA
- the speB gene encoding agmatinase, with product MTTPEHTTPRGPVDSSRIPRYAGPATFARLPRLDEVGTADVAVVGVPFDTGVSYRPGARFGGNAIREASRLLRPYNPAQDASPFALAQVADAGDIAANPFNINEAVETIEAAADDLLGTGARMMTLGGDHTIALPLLRSVAKKHGPVALLHFDAHLDTWDTYFGAEYTHGTPFRRAVEEGILDTEALSHVGTRGPLYGKKDLTDDEKMGFGIVTSSDVYRRGADEVADQLRQRIGDRPLYISIDIDCLDPAFAPGTGTPEAGGMSSRELLEILRGLASCNLVSADVVEVAPAYDHAEITSVAASHTAYELTTIMSRQIAEARAK from the coding sequence ATGACCACCCCCGAGCACACCACCCCCCGCGGCCCCGTGGACTCCTCGCGGATCCCGCGCTACGCGGGCCCCGCGACGTTCGCCCGCCTCCCCCGCCTCGACGAGGTCGGCACCGCGGACGTGGCGGTCGTCGGCGTCCCCTTCGACACGGGTGTGTCCTACCGTCCGGGCGCCCGCTTCGGCGGCAACGCGATCCGGGAGGCGTCCCGCCTGCTCCGCCCGTACAACCCGGCCCAGGACGCGTCCCCGTTCGCGCTCGCCCAGGTCGCCGACGCCGGCGACATCGCGGCGAACCCGTTCAACATCAACGAGGCCGTGGAGACCATCGAGGCCGCCGCCGACGACCTGCTCGGCACCGGCGCCCGCATGATGACCCTCGGCGGCGACCACACCATCGCGCTGCCCCTGCTGCGCTCGGTGGCGAAGAAGCACGGCCCGGTGGCGCTGCTCCACTTCGACGCGCACCTCGACACCTGGGACACGTACTTCGGCGCCGAGTACACGCACGGCACCCCGTTCCGCCGGGCCGTGGAGGAGGGCATCCTCGACACCGAGGCCCTCAGCCACGTCGGCACCCGCGGCCCGCTGTACGGCAAGAAGGACCTCACCGACGACGAGAAGATGGGCTTCGGCATCGTCACCTCCTCGGACGTCTACCGGCGCGGCGCCGACGAGGTCGCCGACCAGCTGCGCCAGCGCATCGGGGACCGGCCGCTGTACATCTCCATCGACATCGACTGCCTCGACCCGGCGTTCGCGCCCGGCACCGGCACCCCGGAGGCGGGCGGCATGAGCTCCCGCGAGCTCCTGGAGATCCTGCGCGGCCTGGCCTCCTGCAACCTGGTCTCCGCCGACGTCGTCGAGGTCGCCCCGGCCTACGACCACGCCGAGATCACCTCGGTGGCCGCGTCCCACACCGCGTACGAACTGACGACGATCATGTCCCGCCAGATCGCGGAGGCCCGCGCCAAGTGA
- a CDS encoding serine hydrolase, with translation MTHRISRRARVLSAGAAAAVLVPIVGTAAATPAAAATAQVTCTSAQPELAKKLTKDINAALKNRKGTIAVGFHDKATKTTCTLRGTTAFDSASVVKVTVLATLLWDAKKNDRYLTDRESSLAKAMITKSDNNATSALWRQLGAGKVKKFLAAAKMTKTVPGSGGYWGLTRINVQDEQKLLALVTAPNSVLSDNARAYVLKLMNQVVRDQRWGTPAGAPSGVKTHVKNGWLPRATHGWRVHSIGAFKGRGHDYTISVLTHGNGSMNYGVDTIQRVSKAIHKDLTPLTQAPQRYAPTDTPKEASVPVPQS, from the coding sequence ATGACTCACCGCATATCCCGGCGTGCCCGCGTGCTGAGCGCGGGTGCGGCCGCCGCCGTTCTCGTGCCGATCGTGGGGACGGCCGCCGCCACCCCCGCCGCCGCCGCGACGGCCCAGGTCACGTGCACCTCGGCCCAGCCGGAGCTGGCGAAGAAGCTCACCAAGGACATCAACGCCGCGCTGAAGAACCGCAAGGGCACCATCGCCGTCGGCTTCCACGACAAGGCCACCAAGACGACGTGCACCCTGCGCGGCACCACCGCGTTCGACTCGGCGAGCGTCGTCAAGGTGACCGTGCTCGCCACGCTCCTGTGGGACGCGAAGAAGAACGACCGGTATCTGACGGACCGCGAGTCCAGCCTCGCCAAGGCCATGATCACCAAGTCGGACAACAACGCCACCAGCGCGCTGTGGCGCCAGCTCGGCGCGGGCAAGGTCAAGAAGTTCCTCGCCGCCGCGAAGATGACCAAGACCGTGCCCGGCTCGGGCGGCTACTGGGGTCTGACCCGCATCAACGTCCAGGACGAGCAGAAGCTCCTCGCCCTGGTCACCGCGCCGAACTCCGTGCTCAGCGACAACGCCCGCGCGTACGTCCTGAAGCTGATGAACCAGGTCGTCCGCGACCAGCGCTGGGGCACCCCGGCGGGCGCCCCCTCCGGCGTCAAGACCCACGTCAAGAACGGCTGGCTGCCCCGGGCCACGCACGGCTGGCGCGTGCACAGCATCGGCGCCTTCAAGGGCCGCGGCCACGACTACACGATCTCCGTGCTCACCCACGGCAACGGCTCCATGAACTACGGCGTCGACACCATCCAGCGGGTCTCCAAGGCCATCCACAAGGACCTGACCCCGCTCACCCAGGCCCCGCAGCGCTACGCCCCGACGGACACCCCGAAGGAGGCGTCGGTCCCCGTCCCGCAGTCCTGA
- a CDS encoding sodium:solute symporter, protein MAVDYAVIVVYLAGMLAMGWWGMRRAKSKSEFLVAGRRLGPWMYSGTMAAIVLGGASTIGGVGLGYTHGLSGAWMVFTIGLGLLALSVFFSARIARLKVYTVSEMLDLRYGGRAGVLSGVVMWGYTLMLAVTSTIAYATIFDVLFDVNRTLAIVIGGSIVVAYSTLGGMWSITLTDMVQFVVKTIGVLLLLLPIAVVKAGGFGEMKAKLPDAYFEPFGVGGETIFTYVLIYTFGMLIGQDIWQRVFTARSDKVARWGGTVAGTYCLVYALAGAVIGTAAKVMYPNLPSPDSAFATIVKDELPMGVRGLVLAAALAAVMSTSSGALIACATVANNDIWSRLRGASAQGDPHDEVKGNRAFILVMGVGVIGVSIALNDVVQALTVAYNLLVGGLLVPILGGLLWRRGTGAGALAAVVAGGLSVIGLMWHYGILANEPIYYGLLTSLVVYVGVSLSTRPTDAGTLAAWRERVAGREAEAEVPVTA, encoded by the coding sequence ATGGCTGTCGACTATGCGGTGATCGTCGTCTATCTCGCGGGGATGCTGGCCATGGGCTGGTGGGGCATGCGCCGCGCCAAGTCCAAGAGCGAGTTCCTGGTCGCGGGCCGCCGCCTCGGGCCGTGGATGTACTCCGGCACGATGGCCGCGATCGTCCTCGGCGGCGCCTCCACCATCGGCGGCGTCGGCCTCGGCTACACGCACGGCCTGTCCGGCGCCTGGATGGTCTTCACCATCGGCCTGGGCCTGCTCGCCCTCTCCGTCTTCTTCTCCGCCCGCATCGCCCGGCTGAAGGTCTACACCGTCTCCGAGATGCTCGACCTGCGCTACGGCGGCCGCGCGGGCGTCCTGTCCGGCGTCGTCATGTGGGGCTACACGCTGATGCTCGCGGTGACCTCCACCATCGCGTACGCCACGATCTTCGACGTCCTGTTCGACGTGAACCGCACGCTCGCCATCGTCATCGGCGGCTCCATCGTCGTCGCATACTCCACGCTCGGCGGCATGTGGTCGATCACGCTCACGGACATGGTGCAGTTCGTCGTCAAGACGATCGGCGTGCTGCTCCTGCTGCTCCCCATCGCGGTCGTCAAGGCGGGCGGCTTCGGCGAGATGAAGGCGAAGCTGCCCGACGCGTACTTCGAGCCGTTCGGCGTCGGCGGCGAGACGATCTTCACCTACGTGCTGATCTACACCTTCGGCATGCTCATCGGGCAGGACATCTGGCAGCGGGTGTTCACCGCGCGCAGCGACAAGGTCGCCCGCTGGGGCGGCACGGTCGCCGGTACGTACTGCCTCGTCTACGCGCTCGCGGGCGCCGTCATCGGCACCGCCGCGAAGGTCATGTACCCGAACCTGCCCAGCCCCGACTCCGCCTTCGCCACCATCGTCAAGGACGAACTGCCCATGGGCGTGCGGGGCCTGGTGCTCGCCGCCGCGCTCGCCGCCGTGATGTCCACCTCGTCGGGCGCGCTCATCGCCTGCGCGACCGTGGCCAACAACGACATCTGGTCGCGGCTGCGGGGCGCGTCCGCGCAGGGGGACCCGCACGACGAGGTGAAGGGCAACCGCGCCTTCATCCTCGTCATGGGCGTCGGCGTCATCGGCGTCTCCATCGCCCTCAACGACGTCGTCCAGGCGCTGACCGTCGCGTACAACCTGCTCGTCGGGGGGCTGCTCGTGCCGATCCTCGGCGGGCTGCTGTGGCGGCGGGGGACCGGGGCGGGCGCGCTGGCCGCCGTCGTCGCGGGCGGGCTCTCCGTGATCGGCCTCATGTGGCACTACGGAATCCTCGCGAACGAGCCCATCTACTACGGGCTGCTGACTTCGCTCGTGGTGTACGTGGGGGTTTCCCTGTCGACGAGGCCCACGGATGCGGGGACGCTCGCGGCTTGGCGCGAACGCGTCGCCGGCCGCGAGGCCGAGGCGGAGGTGCCCGTGACGGCCTGA
- a CDS encoding thiamine pyrophosphate-binding protein: protein MTHDHDLELRPTAAQTEAALNPPAGRNGGDLVVETLRGLGAATVFGLPGQHALGMFDALRRSDLAYVGLRVENNAGFAADAYGRVTGEVAPLLLSTGPGALTSLAALQEAAAASAPVLAIGSQVPVAGLGGGRHGYLHELRDQQASFRDVVKSVHTVRTQSQIPSAIAAAWESALTAPHGPVWVEIPQDVLLAGTTLPQVTAVDATPRDLVPRPELTAVAADLLTRAERPVIIAGGGVVRADASGKLRALAEKLNAPVVTTFGGKGAFPWEHPLSLQSWLEDRHTTDFLEDADVLLVVGSGLGELSSNYHTFAPRGRVVQIEADPGKLESNHPALGIHADARLALTALLETVGERPDPAAPERVAAVLAKVRERIDGQELTLEQDVLAAVRAALPDGSPSFWDMTILAYWAWSAFDARRPNTMHSAQGAGGLGYGFPAALGAAAADPTRPVLAVSGDGGAMYSIAELATARQYGLNVTWLIVDDGGYGILREYMADAFGEATATELARPDFVALAESFGVPGVRTSPERLRDDLAKALAEPGPSVVVLPALLRMFAPTHLG from the coding sequence GTGACCCACGACCACGACCTGGAACTGAGGCCCACCGCCGCGCAGACCGAGGCCGCCCTCAACCCGCCCGCCGGGCGCAACGGCGGCGACCTCGTCGTCGAGACCCTGCGCGGGCTCGGCGCGGCCACCGTGTTCGGCCTGCCGGGGCAGCACGCCCTCGGCATGTTCGACGCGCTGCGCCGCTCCGACCTGGCCTACGTCGGCCTGCGCGTGGAGAACAACGCCGGCTTCGCGGCGGACGCGTACGGCCGGGTGACCGGCGAGGTCGCGCCGCTGCTCCTGTCGACGGGGCCGGGCGCGCTCACCTCGCTCGCCGCGCTCCAGGAGGCCGCCGCCGCGAGCGCGCCCGTGCTCGCCATCGGCAGCCAGGTCCCCGTCGCCGGGCTCGGCGGCGGGCGCCACGGCTATCTGCACGAACTGCGCGACCAGCAGGCCTCGTTCCGGGACGTGGTCAAGTCCGTCCACACCGTCCGCACCCAGTCCCAGATCCCGTCCGCGATCGCGGCGGCCTGGGAGTCGGCCCTCACCGCGCCGCACGGCCCGGTGTGGGTGGAGATCCCGCAGGACGTGCTGCTCGCCGGGACGACGCTGCCGCAGGTCACCGCCGTCGACGCGACACCGCGCGACCTCGTGCCGCGCCCGGAGCTGACCGCCGTGGCCGCCGATCTGCTGACGCGCGCCGAGCGCCCGGTGATCATCGCGGGCGGCGGGGTCGTCCGCGCCGACGCCTCCGGCAAGCTCCGCGCGCTCGCCGAGAAGCTGAACGCGCCGGTCGTCACCACCTTCGGCGGCAAGGGCGCCTTCCCCTGGGAGCACCCGCTGTCCCTCCAGTCCTGGCTGGAGGACCGGCACACCACCGACTTCCTGGAGGACGCCGACGTCCTGCTCGTGGTCGGCTCCGGGCTCGGCGAACTCTCCTCGAACTACCACACCTTCGCGCCCCGCGGCCGGGTCGTCCAGATCGAGGCCGACCCCGGCAAGCTGGAGTCCAACCACCCCGCGCTCGGCATCCACGCCGACGCCCGGCTCGCCCTGACCGCGCTCCTGGAGACGGTGGGGGAGCGGCCCGACCCGGCCGCGCCCGAGCGGGTCGCGGCCGTCCTCGCGAAGGTCCGCGAGCGAATCGACGGGCAGGAGCTGACCCTGGAGCAGGACGTGCTCGCCGCCGTGCGGGCCGCCCTGCCGGACGGTTCGCCGTCCTTCTGGGACATGACGATCCTCGCCTACTGGGCGTGGTCCGCCTTCGACGCGCGGCGCCCCAACACCATGCACTCGGCGCAGGGCGCGGGCGGCCTCGGCTACGGCTTCCCGGCCGCGCTCGGGGCGGCCGCCGCCGACCCGACGCGGCCCGTGCTGGCGGTCTCCGGCGACGGCGGCGCGATGTACTCGATCGCCGAGCTGGCCACCGCCAGGCAGTACGGCCTCAACGTGACCTGGCTGATCGTCGACGACGGCGGCTACGGCATCCTGCGCGAGTACATGGCGGACGCCTTCGGCGAGGCCACCGCCACGGAGCTGGCCCGGCCCGACTTCGTCGCGCTCGCCGAGTCGTTCGGGGTGCCGGGCGTACGGACGTCGCCGGAGCGGCTGCGGGACGACCTGGCGAAGGCCCTGGCCGAGCCGGGGCCGAGCGTCGTCGTGCTGCCCGCGCTGCTTCGGATGTTCGCGCCGACGCACCTCGGCTGA